Part of the Pseudodesulfovibrio hydrargyri genome is shown below.
GTCCATGGCTTCGTAGGCCACGGCCGCCGGGTCGGACCCTTCGGCCTTGGCGAAGAAGCCGGTCCCCAGGCGGTCGGCCCAGACGCGCAGCTGGTCGATGGCCGCGGCCCGGAAGGTGTCGCCCGCGGCGATGAGCACCTTGCGGCCCTGCATCTGGGCGCGGTAGGCCAGCTTGGCGATGGTCGTGGTCTTGCCCACGCCGTTGACGCCGATCATCATCAGCACCTCGGGCGGGTTCACGGCCTCGATGCGTTTCGGAACCTTGAAGATGTCCTCCAGTTCCTCGCGCAGGATGTCCTTGAAATCCTCGGGATTGTCGGTCCCGGCCTTGCGGGCGCGGGCCTTCAGGTTGTTCATGAGCTGGCCCGCCGCCTCCATGCCCACGTCGGCCATGATCAGAATTTCCTCGAATTCCTCCCAGAAGTCGTCGTCCAGGGAGGAGTGGGAGGAGAGCAGGCCGTCGATGCGCTTGGTGATCTGTTCGCGGGTCTTGGAGATGCCTTCGGAGAGCTTGAGGAACAGGCGGTCGCGTTCGTCCTCCTCGTCCTCCAGGTCAAGGGCCAGGGCCAACCGGTATTGCAGCTCGGACTTGAAGTCGGCCACGGCGTCGTAGCCCATGTCGTCGAGCCAGGCCTCGAACTTGGTGATGAAGTCGCCGGCTTCGGCCTCGGGCGCGCCCAAGGCCTTGAACAGGAAGGCCAACCGGTCCCACAGGGGTTGCCCTTTGCGGTCCACGCCTTCGACGATGATGTTCAGCCATTGGGAGAGCTTGGGTTCGGCTTGGCGCAGGGCCAGGGTCAGCCCGGCCTGCCAGTCCTCGCCTGGCGTGGGCGCGGCCACGTCGCTTGCGGGTGTTTCCGGGGCCGAGGCGGCCTGGGGCGCGGGTTCGGGAGCGGGCTCGGCCTTGGCCGGTTCGTCGAGTTCCAGCCCTTTTTCCCGCTTGTATTCGTCCAGGGCCTGCTGCGCCGCGTCTTCCGGTCTTGCCCAGGCTTTTTTCAGTTTGCTAAAAAATCCCATCAGGGCCTCTTATATTGATAACGTTGTCAGTTCGGGCGTAGTTAATAGCCTACCTCGTTGTAGGTGGCAATAGACGATGTCGCCCCCTACGTATTGCCATTATGCGTCCAAGCGGCTAAGAGCGAGGAAAAAATTCACCCAGAGGACGAATTCATGAAACGAACCAAGATAATCGACGCGCTGAACGCACAGGCCCCGGTGGAGGACATCCGCATCATGGGCTGGGTCCGCTCCAAGCGCGACAACAAGGGCTTTTCCTTCCTGGCCCTGAACGATGGCTCCTGCCTGGGCACCATCCAGGTCATCGTGGACCACACCCCGGAGATCGAGGCCGCCCTGGAGCGCACCGGCACCGGGGCGTCCGTGGCCGTCACCGGCGAATTGGTGGAGTCTCCGGGCAAGGGGCAGAAGTGGGAGGTGCGCGGAAAGACCGTTGAGGTTCTCGGCGAAGCGGACCAGGAGACCTTTCCCCTGCAGAAGAAGCGCCACTCCGACGAATTCTTGCGGACCATCGCCCACCTGCGTCCCCGGACCAACAAGTTCGGGGCCATGTTTCGCATGCGTTCGCGCCTGGCTCAGGCCGTGCATCGGTTCTTCGCGGACAAGGGCTTCTTCTACGTCCATACCCCGATCATCACCGGCAGCGACTGCGAGGGTGCGGGCGAGATGTTCCGCGTGACCTCGCTTGAGGCGGGCAGCAGGGAGCCGGTGGAAAACGACTTCTTCGGCAAGCCGTCCAACCTGACCGTGTCCGGCCAGCTCTCGGTGGAGATGTTCGCCCTGTCATTGGGCGACTGCTACACCTTCGGCCCGACCTTCCGGGCCGAGAACTCCAACACCCCGCGCCACGCGGCCGAGTTCTGGATGATCGAGCCGGAGATCTGCTTCGCGGACCTGGCCGACGACATGGATCTGGGCGAGGAGATGATCAAGTACCTGGTCGGGCATATGCTCGACAACTGCGCCGAGGACGTGGAGCTGTTCGCCCAGTGGGTGGACAAGTCCCTCATGCCCACGCTCGAGACCATCCTCAAGGAGCCGTTCGAACGGCTGCCCTACACCGAAGCCATCAATATATTGAAGAAGACCAAGAAGCAGTTCGAGTACCCGGTGGAGTGGGGCATCGACCTGCAGACCGAGCACGAGCG
Proteins encoded:
- the ftsY gene encoding signal recognition particle-docking protein FtsY: MGFFSKLKKAWARPEDAAQQALDEYKREKGLELDEPAKAEPAPEPAPQAASAPETPASDVAAPTPGEDWQAGLTLALRQAEPKLSQWLNIIVEGVDRKGQPLWDRLAFLFKALGAPEAEAGDFITKFEAWLDDMGYDAVADFKSELQYRLALALDLEDEEDERDRLFLKLSEGISKTREQITKRIDGLLSSHSSLDDDFWEEFEEILIMADVGMEAAGQLMNNLKARARKAGTDNPEDFKDILREELEDIFKVPKRIEAVNPPEVLMMIGVNGVGKTTTIAKLAYRAQMQGRKVLIAAGDTFRAAAIDQLRVWADRLGTGFFAKAEGSDPAAVAYEAMDKAVNEGYDLLLLDTAGRLHTKANLMEELTKIKRVVGKKHEGAPHRNILVIDATTGQNALSQTKLFNQAVGVDEIILTKLDGTAKGGVVVAVTLQNKLPITFVGLGEKMEDLRPFDGKDFAKALLT
- the asnS gene encoding asparagine--tRNA ligase, encoding MKRTKIIDALNAQAPVEDIRIMGWVRSKRDNKGFSFLALNDGSCLGTIQVIVDHTPEIEAALERTGTGASVAVTGELVESPGKGQKWEVRGKTVEVLGEADQETFPLQKKRHSDEFLRTIAHLRPRTNKFGAMFRMRSRLAQAVHRFFADKGFFYVHTPIITGSDCEGAGEMFRVTSLEAGSREPVENDFFGKPSNLTVSGQLSVEMFALSLGDCYTFGPTFRAENSNTPRHAAEFWMIEPEICFADLADDMDLGEEMIKYLVGHMLDNCAEDVELFAQWVDKSLMPTLETILKEPFERLPYTEAINILKKTKKQFEYPVEWGIDLQTEHERFLCEEKFKKPVYVYDYPKTIKPFYMRMNDDGKTVAAMDCLVPRIGEIIGGSQREERLDVLTARMGEVGLNKEEYWWYLDSRRYGSAPHAGFGMGFERMLMLVTGVHNIRDVIPFPRTPKSLEF